The Arachis duranensis cultivar V14167 chromosome 2, aradu.V14167.gnm2.J7QH, whole genome shotgun sequence genome has a window encoding:
- the LOC107473813 gene encoding rho GDP-dissociation inhibitor 1 yields the protein MEGGKKAEEAAGPSCAGTNQEMPHHPNEEEDEETEDEKEEDEHDFETDHHQNTTFQPGPLLPLKDQIERDKEDESLRRWKEKLLGCLESDFDGQVDPEVKFHSIGIVSEDFGEVVTPLPLNENQNARVLFTLREGSHYQLKLKFSVLHNIVSGLKYSNTVWKGGIQVDQSKGMLGTFAPQKEPYEHALKEEVTPSGVLARGVYSAKLKFEDDDRRCHMELKYSFEIKKSI from the exons ATGGAAGGTGGTAAGAAGGCAGAGGAAGCAGCAGGACCATCATGTGCAGGAACCAACCAAGAAATGCCTCATCacccaaatgaagaagaagatgaagaaactgaggacgagaaagaagaagatgaacatGACTTTGAAACTGATCACCATCAAAATACCACCTTTCAACCTGgccctcttcttcctctcaaGGACCAAATCGAACGGGACAag GAGGATGAAAGCCTAAGGAGGTGGAAGGAGAAGCTGTTGGGGTGCTTAGAAAGCGATTTTGACG GTCAAGTGGATCCTGAAGTGAAATTCCACTCTATTGGCATAGTCTCTGAGGATTTTGGCGAAGTTGTGACTCCTTTACCATTGAATGAAAATCAAAATGCTCGTGTTCTATTCACTCTCCGGGAAGGGTCTCATTATCAGCTTAAGCTAAAATTTAGTGTTCTTCACAACATTGTGTCTGGCTTGAAATACTCCAACACTGTTTGGAAAGGAGGGATTCAAG TTGATCAGAGCAAAGGAATGCTGGGTACGTTCGCGCCTCAAAAAGAACCTTATGAACATGCATTGAAAGAGGAGGTCACTCCGTCTGGTGTACTTGCAAGGGGTGTATACTCAGCCAAACTTAAG TTTGAAGATGATGATAGAAGGTGTCACATGGAACTCAAATATTCATTCGAGATCAAAAAGAGCATCTAG